A stretch of Paludisphaera borealis DNA encodes these proteins:
- a CDS encoding PVC-type heme-binding CxxCH protein, translating into MTSLSPSPRHGVAVLLALAWLAAFAPEARAQVSAAESERKLKPAEGLEATLWAAEPMVVNPTNMDVDSRGRVWVAEGLNYRLTRGGNKRFPRVENDDKIKILEDTDGDGKADKMTVFADKIFPVPMGIAVEEFYDKAGKYKGCRVFVGNSPDLLVLEDTDGDDKADKRYPLLTGFGGVDSDHGVHGMTLGPDGKLYFTHGDGCCSVQSDRSERKENFDVVDKSGRRVKSDQLANTLRVNRDGTEFEVVCDRQRNNYETSVNAFGDVFTSDNDDDGNRGCRVIWAMDGGHYGYQTPGSPRHWGEDVPGNVPKIVGTGNGSPTGIMVYEGRLLPDAYFGGLLEVDAGSRQVNFFPITRKGASFRTDYKVFLTSDDPWFRPVDATTAPDGSVFVADWYDAGVGGHAFSDQTTGRIYRVVPKGAKPNAAKADFGTIAGLIEALKSPNTATHDAARRGLIAWGTEASQALLSLIHLGTPEEAARAIWTASAMPNSPVVGTIATEVVKHPDAFHDGDPRLRVLAVRILGRDCRENGTVEYKNPEAKKPAPALANLDLLLTLVDDPDPAVRRELILAFRNLPTPKVADALRKLVASWDGQDRWYLEALGLALDGREAEYITSLMDPGLFGESGDFSKDGRNDHVALPPYFPVDRNEAFIAVGAPDQPTTGLSKFLGLLWRLHRPEALPVLEQILPNLKAPGLQQAGDDILRQLASPAAADVVAHVADRTEDPVRRRGLLAMLAEGLAGPWKEAKDRPPVTRVIAKALDTPDLRSQGVALAAATGDARYQAGIEAIALAENQPVELVVAAVEALGVFRSTPNPVLGQVIADVRNKPSSTPRAEAAVRTLPKLYDARDQLLTMVTDRAYPLGLRREALRTVARLKDGGLKLLDLVREKKLPDDLKTEATTVLHSQTDRRVRDLADELLPQPLSASGRPLPSLFELIRRDGDAGRGETVFFRAASNACGACHRVQGRGQWIGPDLSTIGTKYGKEELLKSILNPSAAIGYNFRSMVVGLADGRVVTGLPVDETPERLVLKTAEGERVTIRPGDIEDRRASDVSLMPENLAQTMTDGDLVDLVVYLGTLKQPVSIIGQYQVVGPIVEPTAAHAIDPTSRVDLDAEVSDGEGRKLSWRRINANAEGIVDLSPLLTPGSRQVAYGVVPIVSSAAQKARLVLDTPADVAVWHNGKPTTLTRPQGGGPFSAEIELPEGPSALVIRVTAGKTGSAAPLVTTIVAPRTVDFSAGASGLSAR; encoded by the coding sequence ATGACCTCCCTCTCTCCCTCGCCGCGCCATGGAGTCGCCGTCCTCCTCGCTCTGGCGTGGCTCGCCGCGTTCGCCCCCGAGGCCCGGGCGCAGGTGAGCGCCGCCGAGTCGGAACGCAAGCTCAAGCCGGCCGAAGGGCTGGAGGCGACGCTCTGGGCGGCCGAGCCGATGGTGGTCAACCCGACGAATATGGACGTCGATTCCCGAGGCCGCGTCTGGGTCGCCGAGGGGCTCAACTACCGGCTGACGCGAGGCGGCAACAAGCGGTTCCCCCGGGTCGAGAACGACGACAAGATCAAGATCCTCGAAGACACCGACGGCGACGGCAAGGCCGACAAGATGACCGTCTTCGCCGACAAGATCTTCCCGGTGCCGATGGGCATCGCCGTCGAGGAATTCTACGACAAGGCCGGCAAGTACAAGGGCTGCCGGGTCTTCGTCGGCAACAGCCCCGACCTGCTGGTCCTGGAAGACACCGACGGCGACGACAAGGCCGACAAGCGTTATCCGCTGCTCACCGGCTTCGGCGGCGTCGATTCCGACCACGGCGTCCACGGCATGACCCTCGGCCCCGACGGCAAGCTCTACTTCACCCACGGCGACGGCTGCTGCTCGGTCCAGAGCGACCGCTCGGAGCGCAAGGAGAACTTCGACGTCGTCGACAAGAGCGGCCGGCGCGTGAAGTCGGACCAGCTCGCCAACACCCTCCGCGTCAACCGCGACGGCACCGAGTTCGAGGTGGTCTGCGACCGCCAGCGGAACAACTACGAGACCTCGGTGAACGCCTTCGGCGACGTGTTCACCAGCGACAACGACGACGACGGCAACCGCGGCTGCCGCGTCATCTGGGCGATGGACGGCGGCCATTACGGCTACCAGACGCCGGGCAGCCCGCGACACTGGGGCGAGGACGTCCCCGGCAACGTCCCCAAGATCGTCGGCACCGGCAACGGCAGCCCGACCGGGATCATGGTCTACGAAGGCCGGCTTCTGCCCGACGCCTATTTCGGCGGCCTGCTCGAAGTCGACGCCGGCAGTCGCCAGGTCAACTTCTTCCCAATCACCCGCAAGGGGGCCTCGTTCCGCACCGACTACAAGGTGTTCCTGACCAGCGACGACCCCTGGTTCCGCCCCGTCGACGCCACCACCGCGCCCGACGGCTCGGTCTTCGTGGCCGACTGGTACGACGCCGGCGTCGGCGGCCACGCGTTCAGCGACCAGACCACCGGCCGGATCTACCGGGTCGTCCCGAAGGGGGCCAAGCCGAACGCCGCCAAGGCCGATTTCGGCACGATCGCCGGGCTGATCGAGGCCCTCAAGTCGCCCAACACCGCCACCCACGACGCCGCCCGCCGAGGCCTGATCGCGTGGGGAACGGAGGCGTCGCAAGCCTTGCTCAGCTTGATCCACCTGGGTACGCCCGAGGAAGCGGCCCGCGCGATCTGGACGGCGTCGGCCATGCCCAACTCGCCGGTCGTCGGCACGATCGCGACCGAGGTCGTCAAGCACCCCGACGCTTTCCACGACGGCGACCCTCGGCTCCGCGTGTTGGCCGTCCGCATCCTCGGCCGCGACTGCCGCGAGAACGGGACCGTCGAGTACAAGAACCCCGAGGCCAAGAAGCCCGCCCCGGCTCTTGCCAATCTCGACCTGCTGCTCACTCTGGTCGACGACCCCGATCCGGCGGTCCGCCGCGAGCTGATCCTCGCCTTCCGCAACTTGCCGACGCCCAAGGTCGCCGACGCCCTCCGGAAGCTCGTCGCCTCGTGGGACGGCCAGGACCGCTGGTATCTTGAGGCCCTCGGCCTGGCGCTCGACGGCCGCGAGGCCGAGTACATCACCAGCCTGATGGACCCGGGGCTGTTCGGCGAATCGGGCGACTTCTCGAAGGACGGCCGCAACGACCATGTCGCCCTGCCACCGTACTTCCCCGTCGATCGCAACGAGGCGTTCATCGCCGTCGGCGCCCCCGACCAGCCGACGACCGGCCTGAGCAAGTTCCTCGGCCTGTTGTGGCGGCTGCATCGCCCCGAGGCGCTGCCGGTGCTCGAACAGATCCTTCCGAACCTGAAGGCCCCGGGACTCCAGCAGGCCGGCGACGACATCTTGCGGCAGTTGGCCAGTCCCGCCGCCGCCGACGTCGTGGCGCATGTCGCCGACCGAACCGAAGATCCGGTCCGCCGCCGCGGCCTGCTCGCCATGCTCGCCGAAGGGCTCGCCGGCCCCTGGAAAGAGGCCAAGGATCGTCCGCCGGTGACCCGGGTGATCGCCAAGGCTCTCGATACCCCGGACCTGCGCTCCCAGGGCGTGGCGCTCGCCGCCGCGACCGGCGACGCCCGTTACCAGGCCGGCATCGAAGCGATCGCCCTCGCCGAGAATCAGCCGGTGGAACTCGTGGTGGCCGCCGTCGAGGCCCTCGGCGTGTTCCGGTCGACCCCCAACCCCGTGCTCGGCCAGGTGATTGCCGACGTTCGCAACAAGCCCAGCTCGACCCCTCGGGCCGAGGCCGCCGTCCGGACGCTCCCCAAACTTTACGACGCCCGCGACCAGCTCCTGACGATGGTGACCGACCGCGCCTATCCGCTCGGACTGCGTCGCGAGGCGTTGCGGACCGTCGCCCGGCTCAAGGACGGCGGGCTGAAGCTGCTCGACCTGGTCCGCGAGAAGAAGCTCCCCGACGACCTCAAGACCGAGGCCACGACGGTTCTCCACAGCCAGACCGACCGCCGGGTCCGCGACCTGGCCGACGAACTGCTGCCGCAGCCCCTGTCGGCCAGTGGACGACCGCTGCCGTCGTTGTTCGAGCTGATCCGCCGCGACGGCGACGCCGGCCGAGGCGAGACGGTCTTCTTCCGCGCGGCGTCGAACGCCTGCGGCGCATGCCATCGCGTCCAGGGACGCGGGCAGTGGATCGGCCCCGACCTCTCGACGATCGGCACCAAGTACGGCAAGGAGGAACTGCTCAAGTCGATCCTCAACCCGAGCGCGGCCATCGGCTACAACTTCCGGTCGATGGTCGTCGGCCTGGCCGACGGCCGGGTGGTGACCGGGCTGCCGGTCGATGAGACCCCCGAGCGGCTGGTCCTCAAGACGGCCGAGGGCGAGCGGGTGACGATCCGCCCCGGCGACATTGAAGACCGCCGCGCCAGCGACGTCTCACTCATGCCCGAGAACCTCGCCCAGACGATGACCGACGGCGATCTGGTCGACCTGGTCGTCTACCTCGGCACGCTGAAACAGCCGGTCAGCATCATCGGCCAGTACCAGGTGGTCGGCCCGATCGTCGAGCCGACCGCCGCCCACGCGATCGACCCCACGTCCCGCGTCGACCTCGACGCCGAGGTGTCCGACGGCGAGGGCCGCAAGCTCTCCTGGCGGCGGATCAACGCCAACGCCGAGGGGATCGTCGACCTCAGCCCGCTCCTGACGCCGGGCTCGCGGCAGGTCGCCTACGGGGTCGTGCCGATCGTTTCCTCGGCCGCCCAGAAGGCCCGGCTGGTCCTCGACACCCCGGCCGACGTGGCGGTCTGGCACAATGGCAAGCCGACGACGCTGACGCGGCCTCAGGGGGGCGGCCCGTTCTCCGCCGAGATCGAACTTCCCGAAGGGCCGAGCGCCCTTGTGATCCGGGTGACGGCCGGCAAGACCGGTTCGGCCGCCCCGCTCGTGACCACGATCGTCGCGCCGCGAACGGTCGACTTCAGCGCAGGGGCGTCCGGCCTCTCGGCGCGCTAA
- a CDS encoding AIM24 family protein: protein MAAEWFYKLNGTDIGPVSSSDLVELAVAGKLAPGAAVRKGDGPWVAAETVPGLADRVGRRRAEPPPLSAASAAVAEPRGRGFAMVSASAAEAFEVLDSAEDDGFRVEILAYPRLGGSRDAHAAQQVFFANRAGMKLKQVRITLKDGQALSEAGALHFMLGALRMESKVGGVGGIGRAMMNRFLTKEAAFLPRYHGTGQIYLEPSFSHFFIHRLAGEEVIADKGLFYCCDGALEVGAAVQKSISSALFGGEGWFQTRIRGRGLCVLESPVPADEIIRVDLKNETLQVDGNFALMRTGRIDFTVERSTKSLMGVFTSGELLLQTFRGVGSVWLAPTQDVYERLREGGHSALALASRNSSTSTESR from the coding sequence ATGGCCGCCGAGTGGTTCTACAAGCTCAACGGGACCGACATCGGCCCCGTGTCGTCGTCGGATCTGGTCGAGCTTGCAGTTGCGGGAAAGCTCGCCCCGGGAGCCGCGGTGCGCAAGGGGGACGGGCCGTGGGTGGCGGCCGAGACGGTCCCCGGCCTGGCCGACCGCGTCGGCCGCCGCCGGGCCGAACCGCCGCCGCTTTCCGCCGCGTCGGCCGCCGTCGCCGAGCCGCGGGGTCGAGGGTTCGCGATGGTCTCGGCCTCGGCGGCCGAAGCCTTCGAGGTGCTCGACTCGGCCGAGGACGACGGCTTCCGCGTCGAGATCCTCGCCTATCCCCGGCTGGGGGGCTCGCGCGACGCGCACGCGGCGCAGCAGGTGTTTTTCGCCAACCGCGCCGGGATGAAGCTCAAGCAGGTGCGGATCACGCTCAAGGACGGCCAGGCTCTCAGCGAGGCTGGGGCGCTGCACTTCATGCTCGGCGCGCTCCGCATGGAGAGCAAAGTCGGCGGAGTCGGCGGCATCGGCCGGGCGATGATGAACCGGTTCCTGACCAAGGAGGCCGCGTTCCTGCCCCGCTACCACGGCACCGGCCAGATCTACCTCGAACCGTCGTTCAGCCACTTCTTCATCCACCGGCTGGCGGGCGAGGAGGTCATCGCCGACAAGGGCCTGTTCTACTGCTGCGACGGCGCGCTCGAAGTCGGCGCGGCGGTCCAGAAGTCGATCTCCTCGGCTCTGTTCGGCGGCGAGGGCTGGTTTCAGACCCGGATTCGAGGGCGAGGGCTCTGCGTGCTCGAATCGCCGGTCCCCGCCGACGAGATCATCCGCGTCGATCTCAAGAACGAGACCCTTCAGGTCGACGGCAACTTCGCCCTCATGCGCACCGGCCGGATCGATTTCACGGTCGAACGCTCGACCAAAAGCCTGATGGGCGTGTTCACCAGCGGCGAACTGCTGCTCCAGACGTTTCGGGGCGTCGGCTCGGTCTGGCTCGCCCCGACGCAGGACGTCTACGAGCGGCTTCGCGAGGGGGGCCATTCCGCCCTGGCGCTGGCGTCCCGCAACTCGAGCACGTCGACCGAATCGCGCTGA
- a CDS encoding glycosyltransferase codes for MTSSVEPRPTPKIAVAIPCYNEAAAVGAVVDQFRAALPDAEIVVFDNNSNDGTGAIASARGVRVVVVPKQGKGHAVRAAFAALRGYDVVMMVDGDGTYPAEAAPLLAAPILEGVAATTVGARQPVPGAGAMAPVRALGNVLIRTAFRVFIGPGAGDLLSGYRAFSREFVESVDLRSEGFEIETELTVATVARGFAAIEVSVPYRPRIAGTESKLRAFRDGRRILTKIVAEGIRLKPWRAVAAYGVLAAVVCGSLVASPSTRAIGLGLVATGLVGLAVAKARVG; via the coding sequence GTGACAAGCTCCGTCGAACCCAGGCCGACGCCGAAGATCGCCGTCGCCATCCCGTGTTACAACGAGGCCGCTGCCGTCGGGGCGGTCGTTGACCAGTTCCGCGCGGCCCTTCCAGATGCCGAGATCGTGGTCTTCGACAATAACTCGAACGACGGCACCGGCGCGATCGCCAGCGCCCGAGGCGTCCGGGTGGTCGTGGTGCCGAAGCAGGGCAAGGGCCACGCCGTCCGCGCCGCGTTCGCGGCGCTGCGCGGGTACGACGTCGTCATGATGGTCGACGGCGACGGCACCTATCCGGCCGAGGCGGCTCCGCTGCTGGCGGCCCCGATCCTGGAAGGGGTGGCGGCGACGACCGTCGGCGCCCGCCAGCCCGTGCCGGGAGCCGGGGCCATGGCGCCGGTCCGAGCGTTGGGCAACGTCCTGATCCGCACGGCCTTCCGCGTCTTCATCGGTCCCGGCGCCGGCGACCTGCTGTCGGGCTACCGGGCGTTCAGCCGGGAGTTCGTCGAGTCGGTCGACCTGCGCTCCGAGGGCTTCGAGATCGAGACCGAGCTGACCGTCGCGACGGTCGCCCGGGGGTTCGCGGCGATCGAGGTCTCGGTGCCGTATCGCCCTCGGATCGCCGGAACCGAGAGCAAGTTGCGGGCGTTTCGCGACGGCCGGCGGATTCTGACGAAGATCGTCGCCGAGGGGATTCGGCTCAAGCCCTGGCGCGCGGTCGCCGCGTACGGCGTCCTCGCGGCGGTCGTCTGCGGGTCGCTCGTCGCCAGTCCGTCGACCCGCGCGATCGGTCTCGGCCTCGTCGCGACGGGCCTCGTCGGGCTCGCCGTCGCCAAGGCCCGGGTCGGCTGA
- a CDS encoding protein kinase domain-containing protein translates to MVISDGQVPDDPSSVYSATEADSGSAGPTPASPPSFGDFRIIREIGRGGMGVVYEAEQISLGRRVALKVLSHVTTSAKQRRRFEREAKAAGRLHHTHIVPVFGVGEHDGTPYYVMQFIAGVGLHGVINELRKLESPPAETAIAAVDQAHGPSMGMTVADASDLVFDHDPTTVDPASAPEPVALAVEDELNRTADDPALVAIARALLDGRSESTDAEPAAPSDSSSGSLASLIPHADVFGRAGSGCYWKRVARIGAEVARGLDYAHGQGVLHRDIKPSNLLLDERGAVWVTDFGLAKAGDQQDLTQSGDVVGTLRYMPPEAFEGVSGPCGDVYGLGLTLYELLARRPAFDEKDRARLIKQVTEADPPRLGKLDPRIPRDLATVVQKAIERAPANRYASAAEFAADLQRFLDDEPVKARRASLVERYLRWAWRNPTVAALGGLLAAVLVLATVGSLAAARRFRDQAEVQHQLAEDREAERLDAQRARDEEAEAHRLADSALTSLQSVRDVLRGTLYATRSNLAMSAWDANDFGQMHSLLDLLRPAPGEPDLRGWEWRYLQRLGNEERLTLRSPGEGFIDAAISPDGRTIASLEMDDRIRFWDRADGKLRTTINVKNRSHAELYAGVHALAYSPDGRWLAGPGHEDSLSLYDAATGALVRTIEFGRGAVLSLAWSPDGKRLAAAQSRHIVRVWNVETGKPIEPYLGGHEGPVASVDVSRDGRFAVSGGFDGAVKIWNFQGEPKLIRQLIGRGEEIRAVVFSPDGRHVASGGLDGAVRIWETESGRSVAVLRGHDAAVHCLAYCPTGLLASAGNDDTVKIWDPASGRELRTFKGHTEGVRAVAFSPDGCDLLSASTDGSIKVWDAESPPRPRSLYSPSVLTYGGVVECVALSPDGRRLATGQDDHAVRIWDVAKGRLLYLLTGHNEPIRAVAFSPDGRLLASAAGSPDQPAPGRDVVCVWEVETGRRIASYSGFDNVVDALVFIGDGHWLASAGGQSKIHIWNVDDGELRATLSGHGEDVRRLALSPDGKLLASTSSDGTAKIWELPGGALRATIDGHGERVAVAFNHDGRLLATAAADAAIQVWNVADGTLRQTLKGHLREVDALAFAPDDRLASAGLDKTIRIWDLASGQSVLSLNGHSGAVTGLAFSPDGRVLASSSRDRTVRLWEAPLQ, encoded by the coding sequence ATGGTGATCAGCGACGGGCAGGTTCCTGACGATCCCAGCTCCGTGTACTCGGCGACCGAGGCTGACTCCGGCTCGGCCGGGCCGACGCCGGCGAGCCCCCCCTCGTTCGGCGACTTCCGAATCATCCGCGAGATCGGCCGTGGTGGAATGGGGGTGGTCTACGAGGCCGAGCAGATCTCGCTCGGTCGGCGGGTGGCGCTCAAGGTCCTCTCGCACGTGACGACCAGCGCGAAGCAGCGCCGGCGGTTCGAGCGCGAGGCCAAGGCCGCCGGGCGGCTGCACCACACCCACATCGTGCCGGTCTTCGGCGTCGGCGAGCACGATGGGACGCCCTACTACGTGATGCAGTTCATCGCCGGCGTGGGGTTGCACGGCGTGATCAACGAGCTGCGGAAGCTCGAATCGCCTCCCGCCGAGACCGCGATCGCCGCCGTGGACCAGGCGCACGGGCCGTCGATGGGCATGACCGTCGCCGACGCCTCCGACCTGGTTTTCGACCACGACCCGACGACCGTCGATCCCGCGTCCGCCCCCGAACCCGTCGCGCTCGCCGTCGAGGACGAGCTCAACCGGACGGCCGACGACCCCGCGCTCGTCGCGATCGCTCGGGCGCTGCTCGATGGCAGGTCGGAGTCGACCGACGCCGAGCCGGCCGCGCCCTCGGATTCCTCAAGCGGCTCGCTGGCGTCGCTGATCCCGCACGCCGACGTCTTCGGCCGTGCCGGCAGCGGCTGCTATTGGAAGCGCGTGGCGCGGATCGGCGCCGAGGTCGCGCGGGGGCTCGACTACGCCCACGGCCAGGGGGTCTTGCACCGCGACATCAAGCCGTCCAACCTGCTGCTCGATGAGCGCGGTGCCGTCTGGGTGACCGATTTCGGGCTGGCCAAGGCCGGTGATCAGCAGGATCTGACCCAGAGCGGCGACGTGGTCGGGACGCTGCGCTACATGCCCCCCGAGGCGTTCGAGGGGGTCTCCGGGCCGTGCGGCGACGTCTACGGGCTGGGGCTGACGCTCTACGAGCTGCTGGCGCGGCGGCCCGCCTTCGACGAGAAGGACCGCGCCCGGCTCATCAAGCAGGTGACCGAGGCCGACCCGCCCCGGCTGGGCAAGCTCGACCCCCGAATTCCCCGCGACCTGGCGACGGTCGTCCAGAAGGCGATCGAGCGCGCCCCGGCGAACCGCTACGCGAGCGCCGCCGAGTTCGCCGCCGACCTCCAGCGGTTCCTCGACGACGAGCCGGTCAAGGCCCGCAGGGCGTCGCTTGTGGAACGCTATCTGCGGTGGGCCTGGCGGAATCCGACGGTCGCCGCGCTCGGGGGATTGCTGGCGGCGGTGCTCGTGCTCGCCACAGTGGGGTCGCTGGCGGCGGCCCGGCGGTTCCGCGATCAGGCCGAGGTCCAGCACCAGCTCGCCGAGGATCGCGAGGCCGAACGCCTCGACGCCCAGCGGGCGCGCGACGAGGAGGCCGAGGCGCACCGCCTGGCCGATTCCGCCCTGACGAGCCTCCAGTCGGTGCGCGACGTGCTTCGCGGCACGCTCTACGCCACCCGCTCCAACCTGGCCATGTCGGCGTGGGACGCCAACGACTTCGGCCAAATGCACAGCCTGCTCGACCTGCTGCGGCCCGCCCCCGGAGAGCCCGACCTTCGGGGATGGGAGTGGCGCTACCTTCAGCGGCTCGGCAACGAGGAGCGGCTCACCCTGCGATCGCCGGGCGAGGGGTTCATCGACGCGGCGATCAGTCCCGACGGTCGCACCATCGCCTCGCTTGAGATGGACGACCGGATCCGGTTCTGGGATCGCGCGGACGGGAAGCTCCGGACGACGATCAACGTCAAAAATCGCAGCCATGCCGAGCTTTACGCGGGGGTCCACGCCCTGGCGTACAGCCCCGACGGCCGATGGCTCGCCGGCCCCGGCCATGAGGATTCGCTGAGCCTCTACGACGCCGCGACCGGCGCGCTCGTTCGGACCATCGAGTTCGGTCGCGGGGCCGTGCTCTCGCTTGCCTGGAGCCCCGACGGCAAGCGGCTGGCGGCCGCTCAGTCGAGGCACATCGTCCGCGTCTGGAACGTCGAGACCGGCAAGCCGATCGAGCCGTACCTGGGAGGGCACGAGGGGCCCGTGGCTTCGGTCGACGTCAGCCGCGACGGCCGCTTCGCCGTCTCGGGAGGGTTCGACGGCGCCGTCAAAATCTGGAACTTCCAGGGCGAGCCGAAGCTCATCCGCCAGTTGATCGGGCGCGGCGAGGAAATCCGGGCCGTGGTGTTCAGCCCCGACGGCCGGCACGTGGCCTCCGGCGGCCTGGACGGCGCCGTCCGGATCTGGGAGACCGAGTCGGGCCGCTCCGTCGCCGTGCTTCGCGGCCACGACGCGGCCGTGCACTGCCTGGCCTACTGCCCCACCGGCCTGCTGGCGTCCGCCGGCAACGACGACACCGTGAAGATCTGGGACCCCGCCTCGGGCCGCGAGCTGCGAACCTTCAAGGGACACACCGAGGGCGTGCGCGCAGTCGCCTTCAGCCCCGACGGCTGCGACCTCCTGTCCGCGTCGACCGACGGCTCGATCAAGGTCTGGGACGCCGAGAGTCCACCGCGGCCCCGGAGCCTCTACAGCCCCTCGGTCCTGACCTACGGCGGCGTCGTCGAGTGCGTGGCCCTCAGCCCCGACGGCCGCCGCCTCGCCACCGGGCAGGACGACCATGCGGTGCGGATCTGGGACGTCGCCAAGGGCCGGCTGCTCTACCTGCTGACGGGCCACAACGAGCCGATTCGAGCCGTGGCCTTCAGCCCCGACGGCCGTCTGCTCGCCTCCGCCGCCGGCTCGCCCGACCAGCCCGCCCCGGGGCGCGACGTCGTCTGCGTCTGGGAGGTCGAAACCGGTCGGCGGATTGCGAGCTATTCCGGATTCGACAACGTGGTCGACGCCTTGGTCTTCATCGGCGACGGCCACTGGCTGGCTTCCGCCGGCGGCCAGAGCAAGATCCACATCTGGAACGTCGACGACGGCGAGCTGCGGGCGACACTGTCGGGCCACGGCGAGGACGTCCGCCGGCTGGCCCTCAGCCCCGACGGCAAGCTTCTGGCGTCCACCTCCAGCGACGGCACCGCCAAGATCTGGGAACTGCCCGGCGGCGCGCTGCGCGCCACGATCGACGGGCACGGAGAACGGGTGGCGGTCGCCTTCAACCACGACGGCCGACTGCTGGCGACGGCCGCGGCCGACGCCGCGATCCAGGTCTGGAACGTCGCCGACGGCACGCTCCGACAGACCCTGAAGGGCCATCTCCGCGAGGTCGACGCCCTGGCCTTCGCCCCCGACGACCGCCTCGCCTCGGCCGGTCTCGACAAGACCATCCGGATCTGGGACCTGGCCAGCGGCCAGTCGGTGCTCTCGCTCAACGGCCACTCGGGGGCCGTGACCGGCCTGGCGTTCAGCCCCGACGGCCGCGTCCTCGCCTCGTCCAGCCGAGACCGCACCGTGAGGCTCTGGGAAGCCCCCCTTCAATAG
- a CDS encoding bestrophin family protein has protein sequence MRLRDKEIHFWAEVFGIEGSAVPLIVLRVLVLGSFAFLVTAIHMSETVETLHTNVGPHEIAGAALGLLLVLRTNAGYDRWWEGRRLWGGIINQSRNLVIGALSYGPADRAWREQMIRWTAAFPHATRLDLRDLRESTSLESLLGDKASQRLLACHHMPNAVAMHLGTLLRDALDNHGMSPFAYHQAETQRAGLIDHMGACERIRSTPLPLAYRIEIRRFLVLFLTTLPFALLDDCEWFTPLAVMLVAAPVLALDKIGTELQFPFATTSLNHLPLDQLCLKIEVDLLALLDELDPLPPAASWNPTTTLNSHGASPNSSSTATKPVALSTSQPLS, from the coding sequence GTGAGACTCCGTGACAAGGAAATCCACTTCTGGGCCGAGGTCTTCGGCATCGAAGGCTCGGCGGTCCCGCTCATCGTGCTTCGGGTACTGGTCCTCGGCAGCTTCGCTTTTCTGGTCACGGCGATCCATATGAGCGAGACGGTCGAGACGTTGCATACGAACGTCGGCCCCCACGAGATCGCCGGCGCCGCGCTCGGCCTCCTGCTCGTGCTGCGGACCAACGCCGGTTACGACCGCTGGTGGGAAGGTCGGCGGCTCTGGGGCGGAATCATCAACCAGAGTCGCAATCTGGTGATCGGAGCGCTTTCCTATGGTCCGGCCGATCGAGCCTGGCGCGAACAGATGATCCGGTGGACGGCCGCGTTCCCCCACGCGACCCGCCTCGACCTCCGCGACCTGCGAGAGAGCACGTCGTTGGAGTCGTTGTTGGGAGACAAGGCCTCGCAGCGCCTTCTGGCCTGTCATCATATGCCGAACGCCGTGGCGATGCACCTCGGGACGTTGCTTCGCGACGCTCTCGACAACCACGGCATGAGCCCCTTCGCATATCATCAAGCGGAAACTCAGAGGGCGGGCCTGATCGACCACATGGGCGCTTGCGAGCGAATCCGATCCACGCCGCTGCCGCTGGCCTATCGCATCGAGATCCGTCGCTTCCTCGTGCTGTTCCTCACGACCTTGCCGTTCGCACTTTTGGATGACTGCGAATGGTTCACGCCTCTGGCGGTGATGCTCGTGGCCGCGCCGGTGTTGGCCCTCGATAAGATCGGCACCGAGCTGCAATTCCCGTTCGCGACGACGAGCCTGAACCACCTTCCCCTCGATCAGCTCTGCCTCAAGATCGAAGTCGACCTGCTCGCCCTGCTCGACGAGCTGGACCCGTTGCCGCCGGCGGCGTCTTGGAATCCGACGACCACGCTCAATAGTCATGGCGCATCGCCGAATAGCTCGTCGACGGCGACCAAGCCCGTCGCCCTGTCGACGTCGCAACCTCTTTCTTGA